One Punica granatum isolate Tunisia-2019 chromosome 3, ASM765513v2, whole genome shotgun sequence genomic window carries:
- the LOC116198531 gene encoding uncharacterized protein LOC116198531 isoform X1, which yields MAAPCDKSFSNSYLLLRPEDVGLVDLFRILFSTNLEQRKFVDSSHDTEESFNQRWIIFISIIVQKLLLSMAKPMAWVGSTIELWLNLVRINGGSLGSLLLNFIRGNAVMPDKTSADFLSLIGNIDRRMDFDKKNRPGDEKYYAHLALMSSKASYENEAFLKYKVTDIWKMEFFGFYDFWNDYQEKATTQGFMLRDKNLHGDTIVVAFRGTEPFDSDSWCSDFDISWYELPGMGRMHGGFMKALGLQRNLGWPKESPAESDTPRTSHPPTAYYFIREKLRSLLQEDSHSRYIVTGHSLGGALAVLFPAILSLHEENELLDRLEGVYTFGQPRVGDGAFGKFMQKVMSDHKIEYHRFVYGNDIVPRLPYDNSSFLFKHFWKCRYYDSHYGEQILPEEPNKNYFSLRSALPMMVTAIYELMRSFTIVSMKGPEYRESTVLRILRVIGLLVPGIPAHSLMDYNNSIRLGLAYRDITIKEKDS from the exons ATGGCTGCTCCTTGTGACAAGAGCTTCTCCAACAGCTACTTGCTGCTGAGACCAGAGGATGTCGGTCTCGTCGATCTCTTCCGCATACTCTTCTCCACCAACTTAGAGCAGAGGAAGTTCGTGGACTCCTCCCATGACACTGAGGAGAGTTTCAACCAGAGATGGATCATCTTCATCTCCATCATTGTGCAGAAGCTCCTTCTCTCCATGGCCAAGCCCATGGCGTGGGTCGGGTCCACAATAGAGCTGTGGCTCAACCTCGTGAGGATCAACGGCGGGAGCCTCGGATCTCTTCTCCTGAACTTCATTCGAG GAAACGCGGTGATGCCGGACAAAACATCTGCAGATTTTCTGTCGCTAATTGGCAACATAGACAGAAGAATGGATTTCGACAAAAAAAATCGGCCCGGAGATGAGAAATACTACGCACATCTCGCCCTGATGTCCTCTAAAGCTTCCTATGAAAATGAAGCTTTTCTCAAATACAAGGTCACAGATATCTGGAAG ATGGAGTTCTTCGGCTTCTATGATTTCTGGAATG ATTACCAGGAGAAAGCGACAACACAAGGGTTCATGCTACGCGACAAGAACCTTCATGGTGACACGATCGTTGTGGCCTTCAGAGGCACTGAGCCATTCGATTCGGATTCCTGGTGCTCCGACTTCGACATTTCCTGGTATGAGCTCCCCGGGATGGGAAGGATGCATGGTGGCTTCATGAAAGCCCTTGGGCTACAAAGGAATTTGGGCTGGCCGAAAGAAAGTCCAGCTGAATCCGACACCCCTCGTACCTCCCACCCGCCCACCGCGTACTACTTCATCCGGGAAAAGCTTAGGTCCCTGCTGCAAGAGGACAGTCACTCCAGGTACATTGTCACTGGGCACAGCCTGGGTGGGGCGTTGGCGGTTCTTTTCCCGGCGATCCTGTCACTGCACGAGGAGAACGAGTTGCTCGACAGGCTCGAGGGGGTGTACACGTTTGGGCAGCCCAGGGTTGGGGATGGAGCGTTCGGGAAGTTCATGCAGAAGGTTATGAGCGACCACAAGATTGAGTACCATCGGTTTGTGTACGGCAATGACATCGTGCCTCGGTTGCCATATGACAATTCAAGTTTCTTGTTTAAGCACTTTTGGAAATGTCGCTACTATGATAGCCATTACGGAGAACAG ATTCTGCCGGAAGAACCGAACAAGAACTATTTCTCCCTGAGGAGTGCACTCCCGATGATGGTGACTGCAATTTATGAGCTAATGAGAAGCTTCACAATTGTGTCCATGAAAGGGCCAGAGTACAGAGAGAGCACAGTGCTGAGAATCCTAAGAGTGATTGGTCTGCTGGTTCCCGGCATACCGGCTCACTCCCTCATGGATTACAATAATTCGATCCGATTAGGTCTGGCATACCGAGATATTACTATCAAAGAAAAAGACAGCTAG
- the LOC116198531 gene encoding uncharacterized protein LOC116198531 isoform X2, whose protein sequence is MAAPCDKSFSNSYLLLRPEDVGLVDLFRILFSTNLEQRKFVDSSHDTEESFNQRWIIFISIIVQKLLLSMAKPMAWVGSTIELWLNLVRINGGSLGSLLLNFIRGNAVMPDKTSADFLSLIGNIDRRMDFDKKNRPGDEKYYAHLALMSSKASYENEAFLKYKVTDIWKVIHYQEKATTQGFMLRDKNLHGDTIVVAFRGTEPFDSDSWCSDFDISWYELPGMGRMHGGFMKALGLQRNLGWPKESPAESDTPRTSHPPTAYYFIREKLRSLLQEDSHSRYIVTGHSLGGALAVLFPAILSLHEENELLDRLEGVYTFGQPRVGDGAFGKFMQKVMSDHKIEYHRFVYGNDIVPRLPYDNSSFLFKHFWKCRYYDSHYGEQILPEEPNKNYFSLRSALPMMVTAIYELMRSFTIVSMKGPEYRESTVLRILRVIGLLVPGIPAHSLMDYNNSIRLGLAYRDITIKEKDS, encoded by the exons ATGGCTGCTCCTTGTGACAAGAGCTTCTCCAACAGCTACTTGCTGCTGAGACCAGAGGATGTCGGTCTCGTCGATCTCTTCCGCATACTCTTCTCCACCAACTTAGAGCAGAGGAAGTTCGTGGACTCCTCCCATGACACTGAGGAGAGTTTCAACCAGAGATGGATCATCTTCATCTCCATCATTGTGCAGAAGCTCCTTCTCTCCATGGCCAAGCCCATGGCGTGGGTCGGGTCCACAATAGAGCTGTGGCTCAACCTCGTGAGGATCAACGGCGGGAGCCTCGGATCTCTTCTCCTGAACTTCATTCGAG GAAACGCGGTGATGCCGGACAAAACATCTGCAGATTTTCTGTCGCTAATTGGCAACATAGACAGAAGAATGGATTTCGACAAAAAAAATCGGCCCGGAGATGAGAAATACTACGCACATCTCGCCCTGATGTCCTCTAAAGCTTCCTATGAAAATGAAGCTTTTCTCAAATACAAGGTCACAGATATCTGGAAGGTGATAC ATTACCAGGAGAAAGCGACAACACAAGGGTTCATGCTACGCGACAAGAACCTTCATGGTGACACGATCGTTGTGGCCTTCAGAGGCACTGAGCCATTCGATTCGGATTCCTGGTGCTCCGACTTCGACATTTCCTGGTATGAGCTCCCCGGGATGGGAAGGATGCATGGTGGCTTCATGAAAGCCCTTGGGCTACAAAGGAATTTGGGCTGGCCGAAAGAAAGTCCAGCTGAATCCGACACCCCTCGTACCTCCCACCCGCCCACCGCGTACTACTTCATCCGGGAAAAGCTTAGGTCCCTGCTGCAAGAGGACAGTCACTCCAGGTACATTGTCACTGGGCACAGCCTGGGTGGGGCGTTGGCGGTTCTTTTCCCGGCGATCCTGTCACTGCACGAGGAGAACGAGTTGCTCGACAGGCTCGAGGGGGTGTACACGTTTGGGCAGCCCAGGGTTGGGGATGGAGCGTTCGGGAAGTTCATGCAGAAGGTTATGAGCGACCACAAGATTGAGTACCATCGGTTTGTGTACGGCAATGACATCGTGCCTCGGTTGCCATATGACAATTCAAGTTTCTTGTTTAAGCACTTTTGGAAATGTCGCTACTATGATAGCCATTACGGAGAACAG ATTCTGCCGGAAGAACCGAACAAGAACTATTTCTCCCTGAGGAGTGCACTCCCGATGATGGTGACTGCAATTTATGAGCTAATGAGAAGCTTCACAATTGTGTCCATGAAAGGGCCAGAGTACAGAGAGAGCACAGTGCTGAGAATCCTAAGAGTGATTGGTCTGCTGGTTCCCGGCATACCGGCTCACTCCCTCATGGATTACAATAATTCGATCCGATTAGGTCTGGCATACCGAGATATTACTATCAAAGAAAAAGACAGCTAG
- the LOC116198550 gene encoding uncharacterized protein LOC116198550, which produces MATSCDKSFCSNYLLLNLEEVGLVDLFRLLFSASLEHRKFVDSSASIEQIFYRRWIIFMSIVVQKLLLSVAKPLAWVGSTIELWLNLVRINGGSVGSLLLNFIRGKKVVKPDKASAEFVSLIGNIDGRVDFDSNIRPGDERYHAQLAMMSSKASYENEACIKSTVTDHWKMEFLGFYDFWNEYQEKATTQAFMLCDKDLDSDTIVVAFRGTEPFDSEAWCTDFDISWYELPGLGTLHGGFMKALGLQRSSGWPKELTSGSNNAKGNSNHYFHPPTAYYFIREKLRALLHEDSRSRYIVTGHSLGGALAILFPAILALHEEKELLDRLEGVYTFGQPRVGDREFGKFMQKVVSDHHIAYHRLVYCNDVVPRLPYDDTTFLFKHFGKCRYYDRHYDERILQDQPNKNYFSLRSVIPMTLNAMHELVRSFTIASIEGPDYREGTLMRILRVIGLLVPGIPAHCPVDYVNSIRLSQAYGDVTVKEKDA; this is translated from the exons ATGGCTACTTCTTGTGACAAGAGCTTCTGCAGTAATTACTTGCTACTGAATCTAGAGGAAGTTGGTCTCGTTGATCTCTTCCGCTTACTCTTCTCCGCCAGCTTAGAGCACAGGAAGTTCGTAGATTCCTCCGCGTCTATAGAGCAGATTTTCTACCGGCGATGGATTATCTTCATGTCCATCGTCGTGCAGAAGCTCCTTCTCTCAGTGGCCAAACCCTTGGCATGGGTTGGATCCACGATTGAGCTGTGGCTCAACCTCGTGAGGATCAATGGCGGGAGTGTCGGATCGCTTCTCTTGAACTTCATTCGAG GGAAAAAGGTGGTAAAGCCGGACAAAGCATCAGCAGAATTTGTGTCGCTCATTGGGAATATTGATGGAAGAGTGGATTTCGATAGCAACATTCGGCCAGGAGATGAGAGATACCACGCACAGCTCGCCATGATGTCCTCCAAAGCCTCCTACGAGAACGAAGCTTGCATTAAATCCACAGTTACCGATCATTGGAAG ATGGAGTTCTTGGGCTTCTACGATTTCTGGAATG AGTATCAGGAAAAAGCGACGACACAAGCCTTCATGCTATGCGACAAGGACCTCGACAGCGACACAATCGTTGTAGCCTTCAGAGGCACTGAGCCATTCGACTCGGAAGCGTGGTGCACAGACTTTGACATATCCTGGTATGAGCTCCCCGGTTTGGGAACGCTGCATGGCGGATTTATGAAAGCCCTAGGACTACAGAGGAGCTCGGGCTGGCCGAAAGAACTCACATCTGGCTCCAACAATGCCAAAGGCAACAGTAACCATTATTTTCACCCGCCTACGGCATACTACTTCATCCGGGAAAAGCTGAGGGCACTTCTGCACGAGGACAGTCGGTCCAGGTACATTGTCACCGGGCACAGCCTGGGTGGGGCGCTGGCGATTCTCTTCCCAGCGATCCTGGCACTGCACGAAGAGAAGGAGCTGCTCGATAGGCTCGAGGGGGTCTACACGTTCGGACAGCCTAGGGTTGGGGACAGAGAGTTTGGGAAATTCATGCAGAAGGTTGTGAGCGATCACCACATTGCGTACCATAGGTTGGTGTACTGCAATGACGTGGTGCCTAGGCTGCCATATGACGATACCACCTTCTTGTTTAAGCACTTCGGGAAATGCCGCTACTATGATCGCCACTATGACGAACGG aTTCTGCAGGATCAACCAAACAAGAACTATTTCTCCCTGAGGAGTGTCATCCCAATGACTCTGAATGCAATGCACGAGCTCGTGAGAAGCTTCACAATTGCGTCTATCGAAGGGCCAGATTACAGAGAGGGTACACTGATGAGAATCCTGAGGGTGATTGGACTGCTAGTGCCCGGCATACCTGCCCATTGCCCTGTGGATTACGTTAATTCGATCCGATTAAGTCAAGCCTACGGAGATGTGACGGTCAAAGAAAAGGATGCCTAG
- the LOC116201408 gene encoding RNA-binding protein Musashi homolog 2 isoform X1, whose protein sequence is MEATVSLICFPVAACAGASMERKLVVLGIPWDVDTEGLREYMCKFGELEDCIVMKERSTGRSRGFGYVTFATDEDAKNALSSEHFLGSRMLEVKVATPKEEMRQPPRKVTRIFVARIPLSVSEATFRSHFEKYGEITDLYMPKDHSTRTHRGIGFITYASADSVDNLMGETHELGGSTVVVDRATPKEDDFRPIGRMAQGGYGAYNAYISAATRYAALGTPTLYDHHASSIYGRGEPARGLGRKIFVGRLPQEATVEDLRQYFGRFGRILDVYVPKDPKRSGHRGFGFVTFAEDGVAERVSRRSHEICGQQVAIDSATPIDDAGTSGGFMMGPEAFGGYGGPMRSYGRMYGSLDFNDWGYGISGGGRPSRADMRYRPY, encoded by the exons ATGGAGGCAACGGTGAGTTTGATTTG CTTTCCTGTCGCTGCCTGCGCTGGTGCCTCAATGGAGCGGAAGCTTGTG GTTTTGGGGATCCCCTGGGATGTTGATACAGAAGGTTTGAGGGAATACATGTGCAAGTTTGGGGAATTGGAGGATTGTATCGTTATGAAG GAGCGGTCTACGGGAAGGTCTCGTGGTTTCGGATATGTGACATTTGCAACCGATGAAGATGCTAAA AATGCATTATCCAGTGAGCACTTTCTTGGGAGCAGAATGCTGGAAGTCAAAGTAGCCACTCCTAAG GAGGAGATGAGACAACCTCCAAGGAAAGTTACCAGGATATTTGTGGCTAGGATCCCATTATCTGTTAGTGAAGCGACCTTCAGGAG CCATTTTGAGAAATATGGCGAGATCACAGACTTATATATGCCAAAG GACCACTCCACTAGAACCCATCGTGGCATTGGGTTTATCACTTACGCAAGTGCAG ATTCTGTGGACAATTTAATGGGTGAAACACATGAGTTAGGAGGTTCTACAGTAGTTGTTGATCGAGCAACACCAAAG GAGGATGACTTCAGGCCAATTGGAAGAATGGCTCAGGGTGGTTATGGTGCATACAATGCCTATATATCTGCTGCAACCCGATATGCTGCCCTCGGTACCCCGACGTTATATGATCATCATGCCAGCTCAATCTACGGAA GAGGAGAACCTGCTCGTGGGTTGGGCAGGAAGATATTTGTGGGAAGGCTTCCCCAAGAGGCAACGGTTGAAGATCTTCGGCAGTATTTTGGTAGATTTGGTCGTATATTGGATGTTTATGTTCCGAAG GATCCTAAAAGGAGTGGCCACAGAGGTTTTGGGTTTGTGACATTCGCTGAGGATGGAGTGGCAGAACGTGTATCTCGAAGATCCCATGAGATTTGTGGGCAACAG GTAGCAATAGATTCGGCTACACCTATCGATGATGCTGGCACCAGTGGAGGCTTTATGATGGGCCCCGAGGCCTTTGGGGGCTATGGTGGTCCAATGCGCAGCTATGGCAGGATGTATGGGAGCTTGGATTTCAACGAT TGGGGCTATGGTATCAGTGGTGGGGGCAGACCTTCAAGGGCGGATATGAGGTACCGGCCGTACTAG
- the LOC116201408 gene encoding heterogeneous nuclear ribonucleoprotein 1 isoform X2, which yields MERKLVVLGIPWDVDTEGLREYMCKFGELEDCIVMKERSTGRSRGFGYVTFATDEDAKNALSSEHFLGSRMLEVKVATPKEEMRQPPRKVTRIFVARIPLSVSEATFRSHFEKYGEITDLYMPKDHSTRTHRGIGFITYASADSVDNLMGETHELGGSTVVVDRATPKEDDFRPIGRMAQGGYGAYNAYISAATRYAALGTPTLYDHHASSIYGRGEPARGLGRKIFVGRLPQEATVEDLRQYFGRFGRILDVYVPKDPKRSGHRGFGFVTFAEDGVAERVSRRSHEICGQQVAIDSATPIDDAGTSGGFMMGPEAFGGYGGPMRSYGRMYGSLDFNDWGYGISGGGRPSRADMRYRPY from the exons ATGGAGCGGAAGCTTGTG GTTTTGGGGATCCCCTGGGATGTTGATACAGAAGGTTTGAGGGAATACATGTGCAAGTTTGGGGAATTGGAGGATTGTATCGTTATGAAG GAGCGGTCTACGGGAAGGTCTCGTGGTTTCGGATATGTGACATTTGCAACCGATGAAGATGCTAAA AATGCATTATCCAGTGAGCACTTTCTTGGGAGCAGAATGCTGGAAGTCAAAGTAGCCACTCCTAAG GAGGAGATGAGACAACCTCCAAGGAAAGTTACCAGGATATTTGTGGCTAGGATCCCATTATCTGTTAGTGAAGCGACCTTCAGGAG CCATTTTGAGAAATATGGCGAGATCACAGACTTATATATGCCAAAG GACCACTCCACTAGAACCCATCGTGGCATTGGGTTTATCACTTACGCAAGTGCAG ATTCTGTGGACAATTTAATGGGTGAAACACATGAGTTAGGAGGTTCTACAGTAGTTGTTGATCGAGCAACACCAAAG GAGGATGACTTCAGGCCAATTGGAAGAATGGCTCAGGGTGGTTATGGTGCATACAATGCCTATATATCTGCTGCAACCCGATATGCTGCCCTCGGTACCCCGACGTTATATGATCATCATGCCAGCTCAATCTACGGAA GAGGAGAACCTGCTCGTGGGTTGGGCAGGAAGATATTTGTGGGAAGGCTTCCCCAAGAGGCAACGGTTGAAGATCTTCGGCAGTATTTTGGTAGATTTGGTCGTATATTGGATGTTTATGTTCCGAAG GATCCTAAAAGGAGTGGCCACAGAGGTTTTGGGTTTGTGACATTCGCTGAGGATGGAGTGGCAGAACGTGTATCTCGAAGATCCCATGAGATTTGTGGGCAACAG GTAGCAATAGATTCGGCTACACCTATCGATGATGCTGGCACCAGTGGAGGCTTTATGATGGGCCCCGAGGCCTTTGGGGGCTATGGTGGTCCAATGCGCAGCTATGGCAGGATGTATGGGAGCTTGGATTTCAACGAT TGGGGCTATGGTATCAGTGGTGGGGGCAGACCTTCAAGGGCGGATATGAGGTACCGGCCGTACTAG
- the LOC116201919 gene encoding uncharacterized protein LOC116201919, translating to MVDVDRRITGLNPAHVAGLRRLSARAAAAPTSTGSSTRNGLFSFSSLADKVISHLRDSGINVQPGLSDPEFARAEAEFGFVFPPDLRAVLSAGLPVGAGFPDWRASGSARLHLRASLDLPIAAISFQIARNTFWSKSWGPKPPDPEKAFRVARNALKRAPLLIPIFNHCYIPCNPSLAGNPIFFVDENRIFCCGLDLADFFERESLFRRTESEPRVLQKQRSMGEKSVRSGSGSSSNFSRRSLDSGGGGRTPRWVEFWSDAALDRRRRNSSCSSSSSPERFFDMPRSEAPKWVEESVQQMGSVLRNGGWSEPDISEIVQVSASGFFDGDMVLLDNQALLDALLLKADRFSDTLLKAGWSPEEVSDMFGFNFRREKERRPTKKLSPELVEKFGKLADSVTRSS from the exons ATGGTAGACGTCGACCGCAGGATCACCGGCCTCAACCCGGCTCACGTCGCCGGCCTCCGCCGCCTCTCCGCCCGTGCCGCCGCCGCACCCACCTCCACCGGCTCTTCCACTCGCAACggcctcttctccttctcctctcTCGCAGATAAGGTCATCTCCCACCTCCGCGACTCCGGCATCAACGTCCAGCCCGGGCTGTCCGACCCGGAGTTCGCCCGGGCGGAGGCCGAGTTCGGGTTCGTCTTCCCTCCCGACCTCCGCGCCGTCCTCTCCGCTGGCCTCCCCGTCGGAGCTGGTTTCCCCGACTGGCGCGCCTCTGGCTCCGCGCGCCTCCACCTCCGCGCCTCCCTCGACCTCCCCATAGCCGCGATCTCCTTTCAGATCGCCCGCAACACCTTCTGGTCCAAGTCCTGGGGCCCGAAGCCACCCGACCCGGAGAAGGCCTTCCGGGTGGCGAGGAACGCACTCAAGCGGGCCCCGCTCCTGATCCCGATCTTCAACCACTGCTACATCCCCTGCAACCCGTCACTAGCTGGCAACCCGATCTTCTTCGTCGACGAGAACCGGATCTTCTGCTGCGGCCTCGACCTGGCGGACTTCTTCGAGAGGGAATCTCTGTTCCGGAGGACCGAGTCCGAGCCTCGGGTCCTGCAGAAGCAAAGATCCATGGGGGAGAAGTCGGTTCGATCCGGATCCGGGTCGAGCTCCAACTTCTCTCGGAGGAGCCTGGACAGTGGCGGAGGAGGGCGGACCCCGAGGTGGGTCGAGTTCTGGAGCGACGCAGCCTTGGACCGCCGGCGGAGGAACTCGTCCTGTTCCTCGTCCTCGTCGCCAGAGAGGTTCTTCGATATGCCGAGGTCGGAGGCTCCGAAATGGGTCGAGGAGTCCGTGCAACAAATGGGGTCGGTTCTCAGAAACGGCGGGTGGAGCGAGCCGGATATATCCGAGATCGTGCAG GTATCAGCATCGGGGTTTTTTGACGGTGACATGGTCTTACTAGACAATCAAGCGCTTCTGGACGCCCTTCTGCTAAAAGCGGATCGGTTCTCGGACACGCTCCTGAAGGCTGGGTGGAGCCCCGAGGAGGTGTCCGACATGTTCGGGTTCAATTTCCGACGGGAGAAGGAGCGGAGACCGACCAAGAAGCTATCGCCGGAGCTCGTCGAGAAGTTCGGGAAACTGGCGGATTCGGTGACCCGGTCATCATAA